One Bufo gargarizans isolate SCDJY-AF-19 chromosome 3, ASM1485885v1, whole genome shotgun sequence DNA segment encodes these proteins:
- the LOC122933085 gene encoding uncharacterized protein LOC122933085: MTSDISTLSFADADAERILSQVTSTSEFLNIPTSEFQKRHWERERRRLTSYELHATTLAEYFKVKRIPRGLRVHLRPTFFPNDPENSRDFEKIINKCSYDLILLTINRIHTAVTELQTQISVTEQQLRDSLTSEEFGKLKESVDTYISTYRRETEEKKRSKFLRDSEDYHLNRVYKWQDPSWHQKPGYRRPPRPGSFTSSSGSESTGLQDTHSFLRRGSRRPRGGGSARGANTTDTTAMPGPSQVIQTRSQTSTTQ; this comes from the exons ATGACTTCTGATATTTCAACATTGAGCTTTGCAGATGCCGATGCTGAGAGGATACTCTCCCAAGTGACATCCACATCAGAATTTTTGAACATCCCCACAAGCGAATTCCAGAAGCGGCACTGGGAACGCGAACGAAGAAGACTCACCTCGTATGAACTACATGCGACTACCCTGGCAGAGTACTTTAAGGTCAAAAGGATCCCAAGAGGCTTAAGGGTACATTTACGCCCTACATTTTTTCCTAACGATCCTGAAAATAGCAGAGACTTTGAGAAGATTATCAACAAATGTTCATATGACCTTATCTTACTAACAATTAATCGCATACATACGGCGGTGACTGAATTGCAGACACAGATCTCAGTAACTGAACAACAGCTGAGAGATTCTTTAACCTCTGAAGAATTCGGTAAATTGAAGGAGTCCGTGGATACTTATATTTCTACCTACAGGAGAGAAACGGAGGAAAAGAAAAGGTCCAAGTTCCTGCGTGATAGTGAAGACTATCATCTAAACCGGGTATACAAATGGCAAGATCCCTCATGGCATCAGAAGCCGGGTTACAGAAGGCCTCCAAGACCTGGATCCTTTACTTCCAGCTCCGGAAGCGAATCCACGGGACTGCAAGATACCCATTCTTTTTTACGGAGAGGCAGTCGGCGTCCACGAGGAGGAGGAAGCGCGCGGGGCGCAAACACCACAGACACCACAGCAATGCCGGGACCGAGCCAAGTGATTCAAACCCGTTCTCAG ACATCTACCACCCAATGA